One window of Equus asinus isolate D_3611 breed Donkey chromosome 7, EquAss-T2T_v2, whole genome shotgun sequence genomic DNA carries:
- the TOMM20L gene encoding TOMM20-like protein 1 isoform X4 translates to MPCVRTLLGLLAALAVGGAVAFLGYCLYFDRKRRGDPAFKRRLRDRRRAAPRAGAGGAQLWDPEKNEKLQERFLQEVQMGELWLSREILSRISLRHTVQLHRVIVSVPVYVAVGDVGRWRSKDKHKNTSFVVR, encoded by the exons ATGCCCTGCGTCCGCACCCTCCTCGGCCTCCTGGCGGCCTTGGCGGTCGGGGGCGCCGTCGCCTTCCTCGGCTACTGCCTGTACTTCGACCGGAAGCGGCGCGGCGACCCCGCGTTCAAGCGCCGCCTGCGGGACC GGAGAAGAGCGGCGCCGCGGGCCGGGGCAGGCGGCGCGCAG ttgtgggatccagaaaagaatgaaaaattgcaAGAACGTTTTCTGCAAGAGGTACAAATGGGAGAACTTTGGTTATCCAGAG AGATACTGTCCCGCATTTCCCTGCGTCACACTGTCCAGCTCCACAGAGTCATAGTTAGTGTTCCAGTGTATGTGGCAGTTGGGGACGTGGGCAGATGGAGAAGCAAGGACAAGCACAAGAACACCTCATTTGTTGTCAGGTAA
- the TOMM20L gene encoding TOMM20-like protein 1 isoform X5: MPCVRTLLGLLAALAVGGAVAFLGYCLYFDRKRRGDPAFKRRLRDRRRAAPRAGAGGAQVSAAAARGVGVGEQLPAAGPPRKPGKEGRSPGAVRRQLSHAALGAGAAPSWKKEEEPLSPPEPRRQAGRGPLRPPPLLCHGAARSSSGAQRVLCLQPEFD; this comes from the exons ATGCCCTGCGTCCGCACCCTCCTCGGCCTCCTGGCGGCCTTGGCGGTCGGGGGCGCCGTCGCCTTCCTCGGCTACTGCCTGTACTTCGACCGGAAGCGGCGCGGCGACCCCGCGTTCAAGCGCCGCCTGCGGGACC GGAGAAGAGCGGCGCCGCGGGCCGGGGCAGGCGGCGCGCAGGTGAGCGCGGCCGCGGCGAGGGGCGTGGGGGTGGGCGAGCAGCTTCCCGCCGCCGGCCCGCCCCGGAAGCccgggaaggagggaagaagcccTGGGGCGGTGAGGAGGCAGCTCTCCCACGCAGCACTCGGAGCCGGCGCTGCTCCCagttggaagaaggaagaggagcctCTGTCCCCCCCGGAGCCGAGACGCCAGGCGGGCCGCGGCCCCCTCCGTCCACCCCCGCTTCTGTGCCACGGAGCCGCTCGTTCTAGTTCAGGAGCACAACGTGTCCTCTGTCTCCAACCGGAATTTGATTAG
- the TOMM20L gene encoding TOMM20-like protein 1 isoform X1: MPCVRTLLGLLAALAVGGAVAFLGYCLYFDRKRRGDPAFKRRLRDRRRAAPRAGAGGAQLWDPEKNEKLQERFLQEVQMGELWLSREILSRISLRHTVQLHRVIVSVPVYVAVGDVGRWRSKDKHKNTSFVVRKISPELTSAANPPLFAEEDWP, encoded by the exons ATGCCCTGCGTCCGCACCCTCCTCGGCCTCCTGGCGGCCTTGGCGGTCGGGGGCGCCGTCGCCTTCCTCGGCTACTGCCTGTACTTCGACCGGAAGCGGCGCGGCGACCCCGCGTTCAAGCGCCGCCTGCGGGACC GGAGAAGAGCGGCGCCGCGGGCCGGGGCAGGCGGCGCGCAG ttgtgggatccagaaaagaatgaaaaattgcaAGAACGTTTTCTGCAAGAGGTACAAATGGGAGAACTTTGGTTATCCAGAG AGATACTGTCCCGCATTTCCCTGCGTCACACTGTCCAGCTCCACAGAGTCATAGTTAGTGTTCCAGTGTATGTGGCAGTTGGGGACGTGGGCAGATGGAGAAGCAAGGACAAGCACAAGAACACCTCATTTGTTGTCAG gaagattagccctgagctaacatctgctgccaatcctcctctttttgctgaggaagactggccctga
- the TOMM20L gene encoding TOMM20-like protein 1 isoform X2, with translation MPCVRTLLGLLAALAVGGAVAFLGYCLYFDRKRRGDPAFKRRLRDRRRAAPRAGAGGAQLWDPEKNEKLQERFLQEVQMGELWLSREILSRISLRHTVQLHRVIVSVPVYVAVGDVGRWRSKDKHKNTSFVVRLALS, from the exons ATGCCCTGCGTCCGCACCCTCCTCGGCCTCCTGGCGGCCTTGGCGGTCGGGGGCGCCGTCGCCTTCCTCGGCTACTGCCTGTACTTCGACCGGAAGCGGCGCGGCGACCCCGCGTTCAAGCGCCGCCTGCGGGACC GGAGAAGAGCGGCGCCGCGGGCCGGGGCAGGCGGCGCGCAG ttgtgggatccagaaaagaatgaaaaattgcaAGAACGTTTTCTGCAAGAGGTACAAATGGGAGAACTTTGGTTATCCAGAG AGATACTGTCCCGCATTTCCCTGCGTCACACTGTCCAGCTCCACAGAGTCATAGTTAGTGTTCCAGTGTATGTGGCAGTTGGGGACGTGGGCAGATGGAGAAGCAAGGACAAGCACAAGAACACCTCATTTGTTGTCAG attagccctgagctaa